In one Natronosalvus amylolyticus genomic region, the following are encoded:
- a CDS encoding Mov34/MPN/PAD-1 family protein, translating into MGLLDALFRSSEILGIAEETLEFALESSEATHPNEYMGFLRGTEATQLGLDRDGLVITDILIVPGTEANSVSATVKTSSIPNDVKALGSVHSHPNGVIRPSQADLETFGRGSVHIIIGAPYRRSDWKAFDSQGRQTRLDVIDVALPDSEEFFDFTQADIDEELRG; encoded by the coding sequence ATGGGATTGCTGGATGCGCTGTTTCGCTCGAGCGAAATTCTCGGCATCGCCGAGGAAACCCTCGAGTTCGCGCTCGAGTCTTCTGAAGCCACCCACCCCAACGAGTACATGGGGTTCCTTCGCGGGACCGAGGCGACACAACTCGGTCTCGACCGTGACGGCCTGGTCATCACCGACATCCTGATCGTGCCGGGAACGGAGGCAAACAGCGTCAGCGCAACCGTCAAAACGAGTTCGATTCCGAACGACGTCAAAGCGCTCGGGAGCGTCCACTCACATCCAAACGGCGTCATCCGGCCGAGTCAGGCCGACCTCGAGACGTTCGGCCGAGGCAGCGTCCACATCATCATCGGTGCTCCCTACCGACGGAGCGACTGGAAAGCGTTCGACTCACAGGGTCGCCAGACGCGGCTCGACGTGATCGACGTGGCGTTGCCAGACAGTGAGGAGTTTTTCGACTTTACGCAGGCGGATATCGACGAGGAGTTACGAGGATGA
- a CDS encoding DHH family phosphoesterase produces MTRDSAGCSGEDGDVSVVYDLAADCTASDVEPDTPYLAEINGIVEYGVFVDLSDTVSGLVHESVLEGTFRVGQELVVELEEVRDNGDMAFQPVDIDLEDDEYTLEPVDHEYPLTGTDRLEANVGEQIHLEGEIVQVKQTGGPTIFHIADEDGVVPCAAFEEAGVRAYPSLAVGDVVRVTGTPENREGSVQIEVDGLSTLEGDDARDARDRLEAALEERAQPHDVEPLIEWPAFEKLRDNLREVATLLRRTVLEGRPIRVRHHADGDGMCAAVPVQLALENFIAEVHQDADASEHLIKRLPAKAPFYEMEDATRDLNFALEDRSRHGQQLPLLLMLDNGSTAEDVPAYETLSHYDIPIVAIDHHHPDPEAVGDLLDAHVNPYLHDEDYRITTGMLCVELARMIDPGLTDDLRHIPAVAGVSDRSKADAMGQYLELAAENDYDETRLRDVSEALDYAAFWLRYNSGDHLIQDILELSDADETRHRKLVSLLAERSRRDVDRQLGDAMDHVEHERLESGAHLYRIDVEHYAHRFTYPAPGKTTGEIHDRKITETGDPVITIGYGPDFAVLRSDGVRLDIPRMVSELEDELPGAGVSGGGHLVVGSIKFLAGKREAVIDALVEKMAAADLDEALSSAAPLEN; encoded by the coding sequence ATGACACGTGATTCCGCCGGATGTTCCGGCGAAGACGGAGATGTTTCCGTCGTCTACGATCTCGCTGCCGATTGTACCGCTTCCGACGTCGAACCGGACACACCGTATCTCGCCGAAATCAACGGCATCGTCGAATACGGCGTTTTCGTCGACCTCTCAGACACCGTTTCGGGACTCGTTCACGAGTCCGTCCTCGAGGGCACGTTCCGCGTCGGTCAGGAACTCGTCGTCGAACTCGAGGAGGTTCGTGACAACGGCGATATGGCATTTCAGCCCGTTGATATCGACCTCGAGGACGACGAGTACACGCTCGAACCGGTCGACCACGAGTATCCGCTAACCGGCACTGATCGCCTCGAGGCTAACGTCGGCGAGCAGATACACCTCGAAGGCGAAATCGTCCAGGTCAAACAGACCGGCGGCCCAACGATCTTTCACATCGCCGACGAGGACGGCGTCGTCCCCTGTGCCGCCTTCGAGGAGGCCGGGGTTCGCGCCTATCCGAGTCTCGCAGTCGGTGACGTCGTTCGCGTGACTGGCACGCCGGAAAACCGCGAGGGATCGGTCCAGATCGAAGTCGACGGCCTCTCCACGCTCGAGGGGGACGATGCTCGTGACGCCCGTGACCGACTCGAGGCCGCCCTCGAAGAACGTGCACAGCCACACGACGTCGAACCGTTGATCGAGTGGCCCGCTTTCGAGAAGCTCCGCGACAACCTTCGGGAGGTTGCAACCCTCCTTCGCCGAACCGTACTCGAGGGCCGACCGATTCGAGTTCGTCATCACGCTGATGGCGACGGCATGTGTGCGGCCGTTCCCGTCCAACTCGCCCTCGAGAACTTCATCGCCGAGGTTCACCAGGACGCCGATGCGTCAGAACACCTGATCAAGCGCCTGCCCGCGAAAGCGCCGTTCTACGAGATGGAAGATGCGACGCGAGACCTCAATTTCGCGCTCGAGGACCGATCACGCCACGGCCAGCAACTGCCGCTTTTGTTGATGCTCGACAACGGGTCGACTGCCGAGGACGTTCCGGCCTACGAGACGCTCTCACACTACGACATCCCTATCGTCGCCATCGATCATCACCATCCCGACCCCGAGGCAGTCGGTGACTTGCTGGACGCGCACGTCAATCCGTACCTCCACGACGAGGATTACCGAATTACGACGGGGATGCTCTGTGTCGAACTCGCCCGAATGATCGATCCGGGCCTCACAGACGACCTCCGACACATCCCGGCCGTCGCCGGCGTTTCGGATCGCTCGAAAGCCGACGCAATGGGCCAGTATCTCGAGTTGGCCGCCGAAAACGACTACGACGAAACCCGTCTCCGAGACGTCAGCGAAGCGCTCGATTACGCCGCTTTCTGGCTGCGTTACAACTCGGGCGATCACCTGATACAGGACATTCTCGAACTCTCGGACGCCGACGAAACGCGCCACCGGAAACTCGTTTCGCTCCTCGCCGAGCGCTCCCGGCGCGATGTCGACAGGCAACTCGGCGACGCGATGGACCACGTCGAACACGAACGGCTCGAGAGCGGGGCACACCTCTATCGGATCGACGTCGAACACTACGCCCACCGGTTCACCTATCCCGCACCCGGCAAGACGACGGGCGAAATTCACGACCGCAAGATCACCGAGACGGGCGACCCCGTCATCACCATCGGCTACGGCCCGGACTTCGCCGTCCTCCGGAGTGACGGTGTCCGACTCGACATTCCGCGCATGGTGTCAGAACTCGAGGATGAGCTGCCCGGTGCCGGCGTCTCCGGTGGTGGCCACCTCGTCGTCGGCTCGATCAAGTTCCTCGCGGGCAAACGTGAGGCAGTCATCGACGCACTGGTCGAGAAGATGGCCGCAGCAGATCTGGATGAAGCGCTCTCGAGTGCGGCCCCACTCGAGAACTAA
- a CDS encoding phospholipase D-like domain-containing protein has product MRPGLTVASLVVAFGVLAIALGTAVAVTGSLAGPAGGDDARSSQGLEMAYGNVGPTASTEHQCPIQVEESWSDGHIPARPPYADRSLETPAHPTILAAYPNPTTEGNVGEYFVLDAPVGTRLGNLTITDGHTTARFPNETISGPVAVTMDPHVTDEMTALESVALEGHLRLAADGDQLTLQRNGTTLDTVRYDRAKTARVWYREPTPGYEHVSNESDRVAHGRWWPRERSCFPPVASEPNAATAFVLPDSPEVPLDRVEAAEERILLGGYTFTSKATAEALEDAIDRGVTVELLVEAGPVGGTPAATDSLFSSLEMQGATVTVIGGPGSRYRFHHPKYAILDDSVLVTSENWKPSGLGGASSRGWGVVVEDPELAASLESVFRADTRGWDTSTWNDHRKTASFVDEEGASDTFSMEHEPEHLHPEQVELLLAPESAEPRLLELIDGASDTLSIKQASIGDDDFALLEAAIEAAERGVEVRILLDDSWYHEDGNQAVIATLETAAADDDLPLEAKLVGSSDRYEKIHAKGIVIDGETAIVGSLNWNDNSLRNNREVVLALHGENVGAYYEGVFDADWTGGEDEAVFPFPIELLVAVGAGVVGAGVLGWNHLRFDSTREEEIADERIYFSSRVGPHSRALHPDLLRPSSRPVRR; this is encoded by the coding sequence ATGCGTCCCGGGCTAACCGTCGCGAGCCTCGTCGTCGCCTTCGGAGTCCTCGCTATCGCCCTCGGAACGGCGGTCGCCGTCACCGGTTCCCTCGCTGGTCCCGCAGGCGGCGACGATGCGCGCTCGAGTCAGGGCCTCGAAATGGCGTACGGAAACGTTGGCCCAACGGCATCTACGGAACACCAGTGTCCGATCCAGGTTGAAGAAAGCTGGTCAGACGGCCACATCCCTGCACGACCACCGTATGCAGACCGGTCGCTCGAGACACCGGCTCACCCGACGATACTCGCAGCCTATCCGAATCCAACCACGGAAGGGAACGTCGGCGAGTATTTCGTCCTCGACGCGCCAGTCGGCACCCGCCTCGGGAATCTGACAATCACCGATGGTCACACTACGGCTCGGTTCCCGAACGAAACGATCTCGGGTCCGGTCGCGGTGACGATGGATCCGCACGTAACCGACGAGATGACGGCCCTCGAGAGCGTCGCACTCGAGGGACACCTCCGGCTGGCGGCAGATGGCGACCAACTTACGCTCCAGCGAAACGGGACGACACTCGACACCGTTCGGTACGATCGCGCCAAGACGGCTCGAGTCTGGTACCGTGAGCCGACACCGGGATACGAACACGTCTCGAACGAGAGTGACAGGGTCGCACACGGTCGCTGGTGGCCTCGCGAGCGCAGTTGCTTCCCGCCGGTTGCGTCCGAGCCGAACGCAGCGACGGCGTTCGTGCTCCCGGATAGTCCCGAGGTCCCGCTCGATCGCGTCGAGGCCGCAGAGGAACGTATCCTGCTCGGTGGCTACACGTTCACCTCGAAAGCGACTGCCGAAGCCCTCGAGGATGCCATCGACCGCGGCGTCACTGTCGAATTACTCGTGGAGGCAGGACCAGTGGGTGGGACGCCAGCGGCGACCGATTCATTGTTCTCGAGTCTCGAAATGCAGGGAGCTACCGTCACCGTCATCGGCGGCCCCGGCAGTCGATACCGGTTCCACCACCCGAAATACGCCATCCTCGACGATAGCGTACTCGTGACCTCCGAAAACTGGAAACCGTCGGGGTTGGGAGGCGCCTCGAGTCGTGGATGGGGCGTCGTCGTCGAGGACCCGGAACTGGCCGCGTCGCTCGAGTCGGTCTTTCGAGCCGATACGAGGGGGTGGGATACGTCGACCTGGAACGACCATCGAAAAACCGCCTCCTTCGTCGACGAAGAAGGTGCCTCCGACACGTTTTCGATGGAACACGAACCCGAACACCTCCATCCCGAGCAGGTCGAGTTGCTACTCGCTCCCGAAAGCGCCGAACCGCGACTCCTCGAACTCATCGACGGAGCGTCGGACACTCTCTCCATCAAACAGGCCAGTATCGGCGACGACGATTTCGCGTTGCTCGAGGCCGCAATCGAAGCCGCCGAACGCGGTGTCGAGGTTCGGATTCTGCTCGACGATAGCTGGTACCACGAGGACGGGAACCAAGCCGTCATCGCGACCCTCGAGACGGCTGCCGCGGACGACGACCTCCCGCTCGAGGCGAAACTGGTCGGGTCGAGTGATCGATACGAGAAAATCCACGCCAAAGGAATCGTCATCGACGGCGAGACGGCCATCGTGGGCAGTCTCAACTGGAACGATAACTCGCTACGGAACAACCGCGAGGTCGTGCTGGCACTCCACGGCGAGAACGTCGGTGCCTACTACGAGGGCGTGTTCGACGCCGACTGGACGGGTGGAGAAGACGAAGCCGTGTTTCCGTTCCCGATAGAGTTACTCGTCGCTGTCGGTGCCGGCGTCGTCGGCGCTGGGGTTCTCGGGTGGAATCACCTGCGGTTCGACTCGACGCGGGAGGAGGAAATTGCGGACGAACGAATCTATTTTAGTTCTCGAGTGGGGCCGCACTCGAGAGCGCTTCATCCAGATCTGCTGCGGCCATCTTCTCGACCAGTGCGTCGATGA
- a CDS encoding HEAT repeat domain-containing protein, protein MSDDETGGDELTVESLRERLEAVEAALEDAETESDLDEVEAALEDLESDVEETLEDDEDDEEAEELEDELGDLADELDEARGPYADDVLEDIEEVSDEIAEETWTEQGESSLRSVVEAALEDINEILGTSLTLADDDELTEKLLATLEATGEAIHDADLDPDEDGDTIESLLEATETLQNGVEDAQTWDDLSVRQQLQAQGYYDVLDHVKDYPPEWHALKVHEKRGNIDMVLLALETFDSDFMEEHALETLERMGHEDAIEPMLQRAGRRDQDAIRILGKTGVEDEEVVETLVDYVDNDSNPLLQKVTFKALGQIGAEAAVQPIADQLVAENAEIRSGAARALGLIGDTRAIDPLADVLAEDDDDTARASAAWALNQIATEAALEAVAEYTDDRAYLVQAEAEKAAPALEPAA, encoded by the coding sequence ATGAGCGACGACGAGACCGGCGGCGACGAACTTACCGTCGAGTCACTCCGTGAACGGCTCGAGGCCGTCGAAGCAGCCCTCGAGGACGCCGAAACCGAATCTGACCTCGACGAGGTCGAGGCGGCCCTCGAGGATCTCGAATCGGACGTCGAGGAAACACTCGAAGACGACGAAGACGACGAGGAGGCCGAGGAACTCGAAGACGAACTCGGCGATCTCGCCGACGAACTCGACGAGGCCCGTGGCCCCTACGCCGACGACGTCCTCGAGGATATCGAGGAGGTAAGCGACGAAATCGCTGAGGAGACCTGGACCGAACAGGGCGAATCGTCCCTGCGAAGCGTCGTCGAAGCCGCCCTCGAAGACATCAACGAGATTCTGGGCACCTCATTGACGCTCGCCGACGACGACGAGCTCACCGAGAAACTGCTCGCAACACTCGAAGCGACCGGCGAGGCTATCCACGACGCCGATCTGGACCCGGACGAGGACGGAGACACCATCGAATCGCTGCTCGAAGCGACCGAAACGCTCCAGAACGGCGTCGAAGATGCCCAGACCTGGGACGACCTCTCGGTCCGACAGCAGCTACAGGCCCAGGGCTACTACGATGTCCTCGACCACGTCAAGGACTATCCACCGGAGTGGCACGCGCTAAAAGTTCACGAGAAGCGCGGAAACATCGACATGGTCTTGCTCGCCCTCGAAACGTTCGACTCCGATTTCATGGAAGAACACGCCCTCGAGACACTCGAGCGAATGGGCCACGAGGATGCAATCGAACCGATGCTCCAGCGAGCGGGCCGTCGCGACCAGGATGCGATCCGGATTCTCGGCAAGACCGGCGTCGAAGACGAGGAAGTCGTCGAGACGCTCGTCGACTACGTCGACAACGACTCGAATCCACTGCTCCAGAAGGTGACGTTCAAAGCCCTCGGTCAGATCGGTGCCGAAGCCGCCGTCCAACCGATTGCCGACCAGCTCGTCGCCGAAAACGCCGAAATTCGCAGCGGTGCCGCCCGCGCACTCGGACTAATTGGCGACACGCGTGCGATCGACCCCCTGGCAGACGTCCTTGCGGAAGACGACGACGATACCGCCCGCGCATCGGCCGCCTGGGCACTCAACCAGATCGCCACCGAAGCCGCCCTCGAGGCCGTCGCCGAGTACACGGACGACCGCGCCTACCTCGTTCAGGCCGAAGCTGAAAAGGCCGCGCCAGCGCTCGAGCCGGCCGCCTGA
- a CDS encoding protein sorting system archaetidylserine synthase (This PssA-like phosphatidyltransferase, along with a PssD-like decarboxylase, is required in Haloarchaea for the archaeosortase ArtA to replace the PGF-CTERM sorting signal with a C-terminal lipid anchor.) has product MLPRFVGRLGLADAVTIANAALGFVAVVVAFVDIELAARLILLAAIADGLDGIVARHYGGTEAGPYLDSLADVASFAIAPAVLAFVVISDGLGVDLETVTLELGLVTAICALFVAMAVARLGLYTAYDTADHYTEGIQTTLAATIMGAAILAGAPVDDPWLILAITGAFCYLMVSPIQYPDLLTRDALIMGIIHALAILVPNFAGRTFPYALLTLGIAYMALSPWFYWRPDATPSPDDRAVRGEDPTE; this is encoded by the coding sequence ATGCTGCCGCGTTTCGTCGGCCGACTCGGTCTCGCCGACGCAGTGACGATTGCCAACGCTGCTCTCGGGTTCGTCGCCGTCGTCGTCGCGTTCGTCGATATCGAACTCGCCGCGCGACTCATTTTACTCGCAGCGATCGCTGACGGCCTCGATGGCATCGTCGCCCGCCACTACGGTGGCACCGAGGCCGGACCCTACCTCGACTCGCTTGCCGACGTCGCTTCCTTTGCTATCGCCCCGGCAGTGCTCGCCTTCGTCGTCATCAGCGACGGGCTTGGCGTCGATTTGGAAACCGTCACCCTCGAGTTAGGTCTCGTCACCGCCATCTGTGCCCTGTTCGTCGCGATGGCCGTCGCTCGCCTCGGCCTCTATACGGCCTACGACACCGCAGACCACTACACCGAAGGAATTCAGACGACGCTCGCCGCGACGATCATGGGTGCGGCGATCCTCGCCGGTGCGCCAGTCGATGACCCCTGGCTTATTCTCGCCATAACCGGAGCGTTCTGTTATCTGATGGTCTCCCCAATCCAGTATCCCGATTTACTGACTCGAGACGCTCTGATTATGGGGATCATCCACGCGCTAGCGATTCTCGTTCCCAATTTTGCCGGAAGAACCTTCCCGTACGCGCTTCTCACGCTCGGCATCGCCTACATGGCATTGAGCCCGTGGTTTTACTGGCGGCCGGACGCCACGCCGTCCCCTGATGATCGGGCGGTAAGGGGCGAAGACCCGACCGAGTGA
- a CDS encoding cupredoxin domain-containing protein — protein sequence MNRRVYLAAVGSATLTGLAGCTALGDIGEQVFEPSEYDIGMSRNEFLPDEYEATVGETVVWKNTSEADHTITAVERSLPEGASYFSTGDYPDQETATEAWHNHRGGRLGTRETFEHTFEVPGTYRYICEPHVRGGMVGTVIVTE from the coding sequence ATGAACCGACGCGTCTATCTGGCCGCCGTCGGCAGCGCCACGCTGACCGGACTCGCCGGTTGTACGGCTCTTGGTGACATCGGCGAGCAGGTCTTCGAGCCCAGCGAGTACGACATCGGGATGAGCCGTAACGAGTTCCTTCCTGACGAATACGAGGCGACGGTCGGGGAGACGGTCGTCTGGAAAAACACCAGCGAGGCCGATCACACTATCACTGCCGTCGAACGGAGCCTCCCGGAGGGTGCGTCGTACTTTTCGACTGGCGATTATCCGGATCAGGAAACGGCCACCGAGGCCTGGCACAACCATCGCGGCGGGCGACTCGGAACCCGAGAAACGTTCGAACACACCTTCGAAGTGCCGGGGACGTACCGATACATCTGCGAACCACACGTCAGAGGCGGCATGGTCGGGACGGTTATCGTCACCGAATAG
- a CDS encoding pyridoxamine 5'-phosphate oxidase family protein — translation MRIRGSLTREEIDDYLSSTTVPVRLACHTPSGGLWMLSLWYRYRDGALECATAADANVVEYLEGDPTVAFEISSNQPPYIGVRGAGTASISPDPEKSVLRALLERYLGGTDSQLADTLLDESREEVVITVEPQTVYGWDFSDRMRDVLEEE, via the coding sequence ATGCGCATCCGTGGCTCACTGACTCGAGAGGAAATCGACGACTACCTTTCGTCGACGACAGTCCCCGTTCGGCTCGCCTGTCACACCCCGAGTGGCGGGCTCTGGATGCTCTCACTGTGGTATCGTTATCGGGACGGGGCTCTGGAGTGTGCGACCGCTGCTGACGCCAACGTCGTCGAGTACCTCGAGGGTGACCCCACCGTCGCATTCGAAATCTCGAGTAACCAACCGCCGTACATCGGCGTCCGCGGTGCCGGAACCGCCTCCATCAGCCCGGACCCCGAAAAATCCGTCCTGCGCGCACTCCTCGAGCGGTATCTCGGCGGCACGGATTCACAACTGGCCGACACGCTACTCGACGAATCTCGCGAGGAGGTCGTCATCACAGTCGAGCCACAAACGGTCTACGGCTGGGATTTCAGCGATCGAATGCGTGACGTGCTCGAGGAAGAATAG